From one Desulfuribacillus stibiiarsenatis genomic stretch:
- the rluF gene encoding 23S rRNA pseudouridine(2604) synthase RluF, with the protein MRINKYMVSTGYCSRREADRLVEARRITINGEPCELGSQVQDGDVVCVDGKPIQSTEELVYIALNKPVGITCTAESRIKGNIIDFVNHPQRIFPIGRLDKDSQGLILLTNDGDIVNRILRSENNHEKEYIVTVDKPVTDEFLKGMAGGVEILGTVTKKCKVTRVGNYVFRIILTQGLNRQIRRMCKAFGYRVFKLERIRIMNIKLGDLPIGQWRDLTLQEFNKLQSLLK; encoded by the coding sequence ATGAGAATTAATAAATATATGGTCTCCACTGGGTACTGCTCTCGAAGAGAAGCCGACCGTTTGGTAGAGGCAAGACGTATTACTATCAATGGGGAACCTTGCGAGCTAGGCAGTCAGGTCCAAGACGGCGATGTCGTGTGCGTAGACGGCAAACCAATTCAATCGACGGAAGAATTAGTGTATATAGCGCTCAATAAACCAGTAGGGATTACTTGTACTGCTGAATCTCGAATCAAAGGAAATATCATCGACTTTGTCAATCATCCGCAACGAATCTTCCCAATTGGCCGATTAGATAAGGATTCCCAGGGGTTAATATTACTTACTAACGATGGAGATATCGTGAACCGTATTCTACGTTCCGAGAATAACCATGAGAAGGAATACATTGTAACTGTGGACAAGCCAGTAACAGACGAATTTCTTAAAGGGATGGCAGGTGGTGTTGAAATCTTAGGGACAGTTACGAAAAAATGTAAGGTAACGCGTGTCGGAAATTATGTATTCCGTATTATTTTGACACAAGGGTTAAATCGTCAAATTCGACGAATGTGTAAAGCTTTCGGTTATCGCGTGTTTAAATTGGAGCGGATAAGAATTATGAATATTAAACTTGGGGATTTGCCTATTGGGCAGTGGCGTGATTTGACGTTACAGGAATTTAACAAGCTACAGTCGCTGCTGAAATAA
- a CDS encoding BRO-N domain-containing protein, which produces MWGISNIKLFESKKVRSLWNDDEQKWYFSIIDVVEILTDTDNPRRYWSDLKRKLKKEGFIQLYDFIVQLKMEASDGKKYLTDCANAEVLLRIIQTIPSQKAEPFKRWLAQVGYERLEEIENPELATQRIRETYKMKGYSDDWIEKRMRGIAVRDELTDETKHISELLC; this is translated from the coding sequence GTGTGGGGCATAAGCAATATAAAACTTTTTGAATCAAAGAAAGTGCGGTCATTATGGAATGATGATGAGCAGAAATGGTATTTTTCGATAATAGATGTTGTAGAAATTCTCACAGACACAGATAATCCAAGAAGATATTGGAGTGACCTGAAAAGAAAGCTGAAAAAAGAAGGTTTTATTCAGTTGTACGATTTTATCGTACAACTGAAAATGGAAGCTTCTGATGGCAAGAAATATCTCACAGATTGTGCAAATGCAGAAGTTTTACTGAGAATAATTCAAACGATTCCTTCTCAAAAAGCGGAGCCGTTCAAACGCTGGCTGGCTCAAGTCGGTTATGAAAGGCTTGAAGAAATTGAAAATCCAGAGCTTGCCACTCAGCGGATTAGAGAAACCTATAAAATGAAAGGGTACAGCGATGATTGGATTGAAAAACGTATGCGTGGCATCGCAGTCCGCGATGAGTTAACGGATGAAACGAAACATATTAGTGAGTTGCTTTGTTGA